Proteins encoded within one genomic window of Cucumis sativus cultivar 9930 chromosome 3, Cucumber_9930_V3, whole genome shotgun sequence:
- the LOC101212210 gene encoding dnaJ homolog subfamily B member 4 yields the protein MGVDYYKILQVDRNANDEDLKKVYRKLAMKWHPDKNPENKSDAEAKFKKISEAYYVLSDPQRRAVYDQLGEEGLNLKMGTPSPSGSCSSRTRHASSTGFSFDVKSGSNDLFMGLFGFPNPFGGMEHMADSRAAAYSFSDGLLGDNISPSLRHGVGLGSNYMRKGATIEKALLCSLEELYMGCVKKMKIARDAIDNTGRPTTVDKIITVNIRPGWKKGTKITFPELGDPHSRVIPSKLVLTLDEIPHRVFKRDGNDLIATQDITLVEALTGYTLHLTTLGGRNLTISIDSVVGPSYEEVVVGEGMPIPKEPSRNGNLRIKFNIKFPIKLTSEQKMGINQLLTSS from the exons ATGGGCGTTGATTACTACAAGATTCTTCAGGTTGATCGTAATGCTAACGACGAGGACTTGAAGAAAGTGTACAGGAAGCTCGCCATGAAGTGGCATCCAGATAAGAATCCTGAGAACAAAAGCGATGCCGAAGccaaattcaagaaaatttcAGAAGCTTATTAT GTTTTGAGTGATCCTCAAAGACGAGCTGTGTATGATCAGTTAGGAGAGGAGGGTTTAAACTTGAAGATGGGAACGCCATCGCCAAGTGGTTCTTGTAGTAGCCGTACCAGACATGCTTCGTCGACTGGGTTTTCCTTTGATGTAAAAAGTGGTTCCAATGATTTGTTTATGGGGTTGTTTGGTTTTCCGAACCCTTTTGGAGGGATGGAACACATGGCTGACTCTCGTGCTGCTGCTTATAGTTTTTCAGATGGTTTGTTAGGTGATAATATATCTCCCTCCCTTAGACATGGAGTTGGTCTGGGCTCCAATTATATGAGGAAAGGTGCTACAATAGAGAAGGCTTTGCTGTGTAGTTTAGAAGAACTATACATGGGTTgtgtgaagaagatgaagattgcTAGGGATGCCATCGATAATACTGG GAGACCTACTACGGTGGATAAAATCATAACAGTGAACATCAGGCCTGGATGGAAGAAGGGAACTAAAATTACATTTCCAGAATTAGGAGATCCACATTCGAGAGTAATACCCTCAAAGCTTGTGCTTACCCTTGATGAAATCCCTCACAGAGTTTTCAAAAGGGATGGCAACGATCTTATTGCCACCCAAGATATCACTCTGGTTGAAGCTCTAACAGGATACACTCTGCATCTAACAACTCTTGGTGGTCGAAACCTAACGATTTCGATTGATTCGGTCGTTGGGCCCAGTTATGAAGAAGTAGTTGTGGGAGAAGGGATGCCAATTCCCAAGGAACCTTCAAGAAATGGGAATTTGAGAATCAAGTTCAACATTAAGTTCCCCATCAAACTGACGTCAGAGCAAAAAATGGGGATCAATCAGTTATTAACCTCTTCATAA